From the genome of Populus trichocarpa isolate Nisqually-1 chromosome 15, P.trichocarpa_v4.1, whole genome shotgun sequence, one region includes:
- the LOC7464525 gene encoding MAG2-interacting protein 2 isoform X3, giving the protein MDKESRSLLIFAGEEKLGSQGTSNLTNGQNELLSDVVDFTWWSDHIMTIAKRGGTVTMLDIVTGLKFQEDDHLYSIIVLDRIQQFQGHIFVLDSKIPSNHSRESGDVHNVEQIMGGRSDQFDVSQLHWSLISLSKISVPEMYHILISSLKYQAALDFANRHGLDRDEVLKSQWLHSGQGKDDINMFLSKIKDHSFVISECVDKVGPTEDAVKALLSYGLHVTDQFCFSESKSDKGSQIWDFRIARLQLLQFRDRLETYMGINMGRFSVQEYSKFRVILVSEVATALAESGKIGALNLLFKRHPYSLSPSMLKILAAIPETVPVQTYGQLLPGRSPPPRIALREEDWVECEEMVNSINRPPENHEIGIQLRTEPIVKLCLGYLWPSSSELSEWYRCRARDIDSCSGQLDNCLFLIDFACRKGISELQKFHEDILYLHQLIYSDENDADTCSNMSLISWEQLSDYEKFRMMLKGVKEENVVKKLHDRAIPFMQNRFHNIPFTKDQDIDGHFPSFHMDDSFLVKWLKEIASENKLDICLMVIEEGCRELHDNGFFKDEIEAVDCALQCIYLCTVTDRWSIMAALLTKLPQKQDVGISIEGLEKRLKLAEGHIEAGRLLALYQVPKPMKFFLEAHADEKGVKQILRLILSKFVRRQPGRSDNDWANMWRDVQCLREKAFPFLDPEYMLVEFCRGMLKAGKFSLARNYLKGTSSVALASEKAENLVIQAAREYFFSASSLSCSEIWKAKECLNLFPNSRNVQTEADLIDALTVKLPYLGVTLLPMQFRQIKDPMEIIKMAITSQAGAYLHVDELIEVAKLLGLNSSDDISTVQEAIAREAAVAGDLQLAFDLCLVLAKKGHGPVWDLCAAIARGPALENIDIGSRKQLLGFALSHCDEESIGELLHAWKDLDMQGQCENLSILTGTIPSSFSDQGSSITSLPAHGIEEIVDLKDCSELVGGAGSGDQEICFSNIKNTLSFVTKNWHVDSGTDLESFLRENGKLLSFATIQLPWLLELSKKAENGKKFSNFIPGKHYVSIRTEAGVTILSWLARNGFAPRDDVIASLAKSIIEPPATEEEDITGCSFLLNLVDAFSGVEIIEEQLKMRENYQEICSIMNVGMTYSLLHNSGVECKGPAQRRELLLRKFKEKHKLPSSDEMTKMDEVQSTFWREWKFKLEEKRRVAERSRELEKIIPGVETGRFLSGDLDYIKSAIFSLIESVKLEKKHIIRDVLKLVDAYGLNHTEVLQWHLNYFLVSEVWTDDDIKAEISEVKEEIVGCGSETIKTISLVVYPAIDGCNKIRLACIYGLLSDCYLQLEETKESLSTAHPNSSNLSALELAHLYKVFEQECQRVSFINNLNFKNVAGLDGLNLQSFRNEVFSHVDEFSVEALAKMVQALVSIYTDSVPEGLILWPDVYKHYVMSLLMNLENRVRTEFDVRNAEKFQDFMSRLEQTYDFCRTYIRLLALSDSLDIMKQYFTVIIPLHDSHESIPDNSKWQDCLIILLNFWLKLSEEMQEMALNERSVGKFRFDPEFLSSGLKVFMRMMMEDSVSPSQVWGTLIGYASCGLIGDFSVEIPIFCRSMLYACCGFGAISEVFLEAMSKCAISSAPTADNESLDLPHLYINMLEPILRDLVGGSHDHQNLYQFLSSLSKLEGQIEDLQRVRHAVWERMAQFSNNLELPSHVRVYVLEIMQFITGRNIKGFPTELESNLLSWEGWDGLISTSKKSETSANQGLPDHIDTSSRFTSTLVALKSSQLASSISPRIEITPDDLVNIETAVSCFLKLCASSCTEPHFDALIGILEEWEGFFVTAKDEVDTTEAENCWSNDGWDEGWESFQDEEAPEKEKTENSNHVHPLHVCWMEIIKKLIGLSQFKDVSRLIDRSLSKTYGILLDEDDARSLSQAVLEKDSFMALKMVLLLPYEAIQLQCLDVVEDKLKQGGISDLAGRDHEFLMLVLSSGVISTIIAKPSYSTTFSYLCYLVGNFSRQSQEAQSSTIMNKGTNEHVNTEKDVLLLFRRIMFPCFISELVKGDQQILAGFLITKFMHTNPSLSLINITEASLSRYLERQLHALQQADFSAEEIISCEMFKNTVSRLTIKLQDLIQSALPLISSNAR; this is encoded by the exons ATGGATAAAGAAAGCCGTTCACTTTTGATCTTTGCCGGTGAAGAGAAATTAGGTTCACAAGGAACCAGTAACTTAACAAACGGACAGAATGAGCTTTTAAGTGATGTTGTGGATTTTACTTGGTGGTCTGACCACATCATGACTATTGCAAAACGTGGCGGCACTGTGACCATGCTTGATATTGTTACTGGCTTAAAGTTTCAAGAGGACGACCATCTATATTCAATTATTGTTTTGGATAGAATACAGCAGTTTCAAGGACACATATTTGTTTTAGATAGCAAAATCCCATCTAATCATAGTAGAGAATCAGGTGATGTGCACAATGTAGAGCAGATCATGGGAGGCAGAAGTGATCAATTTGATGTTTCCCAGTTGCACTGGAGTCTGATCTCACTTTCAAAGATATCTGTTCCTGAAATGTACCATATCTTAATTAGTAGTCTTAAATATCAAGCTGCCTTGGACTTTGCCAATCGTCATGGCTTGGACAGAGATGAAGTTTTGAAATCTCAGTGGTTGCACTCTGGCCAAGGAAAAGAtgatataaatatgtttttgtccAAAATAAAGGATCACAGTTTTGTCATTTCTGAATGTGTTGATAAGGTTGGACCAACAGAAGATGCTGTAAAAGCTTTACTTTCATATGGGCTGCATGTAACTGATCAGTTCTGTTTTTCAGAGTCAAAATCTGATAAAGGGAGCCAGATCTGGGATTTTCGTATCGCTAGACTTCAGCTGTTGCAATTCAGGGACAGGCTAGAGACCTATATGGGGATAAACATGGGCAG GTTTTCTGTACAGGAATATAGCAAATTCCGTGTTATACTTGTTAGTGAAGTTGCCACAGCACTTGCTGAAAGTGGGAAAATCGGTGCCCTAAACCTCCTCTTCAAGCGTCATCCGTATTCGCTATCTCCttcaatgttgaaaatattagCTGCTATTCCTGAAACTGTTCCTGTTCAAACCTATGGGCAGCTTCTTCCTGGGAGATCTCCACCCCCAAGAATTGCTCTTAGGGAAGAAGATTGGGTAGAATGTGAGGAGATGGTAAACTCTATCAACAGGCCACCGGAGAATCATGAGATTGGCATCCAGCTCCGAACTGAGCCCATTGTCAAACTGTGCCTCGGCTATCTTTGGCCATCATCTAGTGAACTTTCTGAGTGGTACAGGTGTAGAGCTAGAGATATTGATAGCTGTAGTGGCCAGCTTGACAACTGTCtcttcttgattgattttgcTTGCCGCAAAGGCATCTCTGAGTTACAGAAGTTTCATGAAGATATTCTATACTTGCACCAGCTCATATATTCAGATGAAAATGATGCTGACACATGTTCCAATATGAGCCTTATCTCCTGGGAACAATTATCTGATTATGAAAAATTCAGAATGATGCTTAAGGGAGTGAAAGAGGAAAATGTGGTAAAAAAACTGCATGATAGGGCAATTCCATTTATGCAAAATAGGTTTCACAACATCCCTTTTACTAAAGATCAGGATATAGATGGGCATTTTCCCTCATTTCACATGGACGATTCATTTCTGGTTAAATGGCTGAAGGAAATTGCTTCGGAGAATAAACTGGACATATGCTTGATGGTTATTGAGGAAGGATGCAGGGAATTGCATGATAATGGTTTCTTCAAGGACGAGATCGAAGCTGTAGATTGTGCTTTGCAGTGCATTTATTTGTGCACTGTTACAGATAGATGGAGTATAATGGCTGCCTTATTGACAAAGCTCCCACAGAAGCAAG ATGTTGGAATATCTATTGAGGGCCTTGAGAAACGACTAAAACTTGCTGAAGGTCATATTGAAGCAGGGAGGCTTTTGGCATTGTATCAG GTTCCAAAGCCAATGAAGTTTTTCCTGGAAGCTCATGCAGATGAAAAAGGTGTAAAACAGATTCTTCGTCTTATACTCTCAAAATTTGTTCGGAGACAGCCAGGTCGATCAGATAATGATTGGGCAAACATGTGGCGTGATGTGCAATGCTTGCGAGAGAAGGCTTTTCCTTTCCTTGACCCAGAGTATATGCTTGTGGAATTCTGTAGAGGAATGCTGAAAGCTGGGAAATTTTCTCTTGCAAGAAATTATCTGAAAGGTACAAGTTCTGTAGCCTTAGCATCAGAGAAAGCAGAAAATCTTGTTATTCAAGCAGCACGGGAGTACTTCTTCTCGGCTTCAAGTCTCTCTTGCTCTGAA ATCTGGAAGGCCAAGGAATGCCTTAATTTATTTCCAAATAGTAGAAATGTTCAGACAGAGGCTGATTTAATTGATGCTCTCACTGTTAAACTTCCCTACCTTGGAGTGACTCTACTACCTATGCAGTTCAGGCAAATAAAGGATCCTATGGAGATCATCAAAATGGCAATCACTAGCCAAGCTGGAGCTTATCTACATGTTGATGAACTCATTGAGGTTGCCAAACTTCTTGGGTTGAACTCTTCAGATGATATATCTACTGTTCAGGAAGCTATTGCTAGAGAAGCTGCAGTTGCAGGTGATCTGCAATTGGCATTTGATCTCTGCCTTGTTCTTGCCAAAAAAGGGCATGGTCCTGTTTGGGATCTATGTGCTGCAATAGCAAGGGGTCCTGCCcttgaaaatattgatataGGCTCTCGAAAGCAGCTGCTAGGTTTTGCTTTGAGTCATTGTGACGAGGAATCTATTGGTGAGTTGCTTCATGCGTGGAAAGATCTTGATATGCAAGGCCAGTGTGAGAATTTGTCTATCTTGACTGGGACAATTCCGTCCAGCTTCTCAGATCAAGGTTCCTCCATTACATCACTCCCAGCTCATGGAATAGAAGAAATAGTTGACCTCAAAGATTGCTCTGAACTGGTTGGAGGAGCAGGCAGTGGAGATCAAGAAATTTGTTTCAGTAACATTAAAAACACACTTTCTTTTGTTACTAAAAACTGGCATGTGGATAGTGGAACTGATCTGGAATCTTTTTTGCGGGAAAATGGAAAACTTCTATCTTTTGCCACTATTCAACTCCCATGGCTGCTTGAATTAAGTAAGAAAGCAGAAAATGGTAAGAAATTTTCCAACTTTATTCCTGGAAAGCATTATGTCAGCATAAGAACAGAAGCTGGGGTAACTATCCTGTCCTGGCTGGCAAGAAATGGTTTTGCTCCCAGAGATGATGTTATTGCCTCTCTGGCAAAATCAATCATAGAACCACCTGCTACTGAAGAGGAAGACATCACAGGGTGCTCTTTCTTATTGAATCTCGTGGATGCCTTTAGTGGAGTAGAAATAATAGAAGAGCAGCTAAAGATGCGGGAGAATTACCAAGAAATTTGTAGCATCATGAATGTGGGAATGACATACAGTTTATTACATAACTCTGGAGTTGAGTGCAAGGGTCCGGCTCAGAGGAGAGAGCTGCTGCTGAGGAAGTTTAAAGAGAAGCACAAACTACCTAGTTCAG ATGAAATGACCAAAATGGATGAAGTACAGTCCACGTTTTGGAGGGAATGGAAGttcaaattagaagaaaaaagacgCGTAGCAGAACGATCTAGAGAGTTGGAGAAAATCATTCCTGGAGTTGAAACTGGGCGTTTTCTGTCTGGTGACCTTGACTACATCAAGAGTGCTATTTTCTCCTTGATTGAATCAGTAAAGTTGGAAAAGAAGCACATTATAAGGGACGTGTTAAAATTGGTCGATGCCTATGGATTAAATCACACTGAG GTGCTACAATGGcatctaaattattttcttgtttctgaGGTTTGGACTGATGATGATATTAAGGCTGAAATTTCAGAGGTCAAGGAAGAAATAGTTGGCTGTGGTTCTGAAACCATCAAAACTATCTCCTTGGTTGTATACCCTGCAATTGATGGGTGCAACAAGATACGCCTTGCTTGTATATATGGCCTCCTCTCTGATTGCTACTTGCAGCTGGAAGAAACCAAAGAATCATTGTCAACAGCTCAtccaaattcatcaaatttgtCTGCTCTTGAATTAGCTCATTTGTACAAGGTGTTTGAGCAAGAATGTCAAAGGGTTTCCTTTATTAATAACCTAAACTTTAAGAATGTTGCTGGATTAGATGGTTTAAATTTGCAGTCTTTCCGAAATGAAGTCTTTTCACATGTTGATGAATTTAGCGTGGAAGCCTTGGCAAAAATGGTACAAGCATTGGTCAGTATCTACACTGATTCAGTACCGGAAGGTCTCATACTGTGGCCAGATGTCTACAAACATTATGTGATGAGTTTATTGATGAATTTGGAAAATAGAGTTAGAACAGAGTTTGATGTCAGAAATGCTGAAAAGTTTCAGGACTTTATGAGTCGACTGGAGCAAACCTATGATTTTTGTAGAACATATATCAGGCTTTTGGCACTTTCAGATTCTTTAGATATTATGAAGCAATACTTCACAGTGATTATACCACTGCATGATTCTCATGAGAGTATACCAGATAACTCAAAATGGCAGGATTGCCTCATCATTCTCTTGAACTTTTGGCTTAAATTGAGCGAAGAAATGCAGGAAATGGCATTAAATGAGAGGTCAGTTGGAAAATTCAGGTTTGATCCAGAGTTCTTATCTAGTGGTCTGAAGGTTTTTATGAGGATGATGATGGAGGACAGTGTTTCACCAAGTCAGGTCTGGGGCACCTTAATTGGTTATGCAAGTTGTGGTTTAATTGGTGATTTTTCTGTTGAGATACCAATTTTCTGCAGATCTATGTTATATGCTTGTTGCGGGTTTGGAGCCATTTCAGAAGTATTCTTGGAAGCAATGTCGAAGTGTGCCATCAGTTCAGCTCCAACTGCTGACAATGAATCCCTGGATCTTCCTCATCTCTATATAAATATGTTGGAGCCGATTCTAAGAGATTTGGTTGGTGGATCCCATGACCACCAGAATTTGTATCAATTTTTGTCATCTCTGAGTAAGTTGGAAGGTCAAATAGAGGATTTGCAGAGAGTCAGGCATGCAGTTTGGGAAAGAATGGCCCAATTCTCTAATAATTTGGAGCTCCCTAGCCATGTTCGAGTTTATGTTCTAGAGATTATGCAGTTCATAACAGGTAGAAACATTAAGGGCTTCCCTACAGAGCTAGAATCTAATCTATTATCATGGGAAGGATGGGATGGGTTGATCTCTACCAGTAAAAAGAGTGAGACTTCTGCAAATCAGGGGTTGCCTGATCATATAGATACTTCTAGCAGGTTTACAAGTACACTGGTTGCCCTCAAATCATCTCAGCTTGCATCCTCCATATCCCCTAGGATAGAAATTACCCCTGATGATCTCGTGAATATTGAGACTGCAGTCTCTTGCTTCTTGAAGTTGTGTGCATCTTCCTGTACAGAACctcattttgatgcattgataGGCATTTTAGAAGAGTGGGAAGGTTTTTTTGTAACGGCAAAAGATGAAGTAGATACCACAGAAGCAGAAAATTGCTGGAGTAATGATGGCTGGGATGAAGGATGGGAAAGCTTTCAGGACGAAGAAGCTCCTGAGAAAGAGAAGACAGAGAATTCTAATCATGTTCATCCTTTACATGTTTGTTGGATGGAAATTATCAAAAAGCTCATCGGGTTGTCCCAGTTTAAGGATGTGTCAAGGCTGATTGATCGAtctctttcaaaaacttatGGAATATTGCTTGATGAAGATGATGCTAGGAGCTTGAGCCAGGCTGTACTTGAGAAGGATTCTTTTATGGCTCTAAAAATGGTGCTTCTTCTGCCTTATGAAGCAATACAGTTGCAGTGTTTGGATGTAGTTGAAGACAAGCTGAAACAAGGAGGGATTTCGGACTTGGCTGGCAGGGACCATGAGTTCTTAATGCTCGTGTTATCTTCTGGGGTTATCTCAACTATAATCGCCAAACCCTCTTACAGCACCACTTTCTCTTATCTCTGCTATTTGGTTGGGAATTTCtcacgccagagtcaggaagcTCAGTCATCAACAATCATGAACAAGGGAACAAATGAACATGTAAACACAGAGAAAGACGTGTTATTACTTTTCAGAAGAATCATGTTCCCCTGCTTCATTTCAGAGCTTGTGAAGGGCGATCAGCAGATCCTAGCAGGATTTCTCATTACCAAATTTATGCACACAAATCCTTCTCTCAGTCTCATTAACATCACAGAGGCTAGTCTTAGTAGGTACTTGGAGAGGCAGCTCCATGCACTGCAGCAAGCTGACTTTTCTGCCGAGGAGATAATTTCCTGCGAAATGTTTAAGAATACAGTCTCCAGATTGACTATCAAGTTGCAAGATCTGATCCAGTCTGCATTGCCATTGATTTCTAGCAATGCTAGATGA